TCGGTACTAAATATGCAACAAAAAGAGTAAGGTACCTGTAGACAGTATGCTTCCCCTCCACCACCTTCCCCTCGGAGTCGGTCTTGCAGGCCTTGATGAGGTCGGCGCCGCCGCTGGCGTACAGCTCCAGGCAGTGCGGCCGCTGGCGGTCGCTCGCCGCCCGCACCTGCACGTGCCCAAACATATATTTGCTGAGGGCTAACTTAACAAACACCTTCGAAGTgcataaagtttgtttgttaacattttatggcacacaaaaagaaatatagcaaaacagtcattggatttaggagactatgtacaatggcggacttatcccaattgggatttcttccagacaacaaaaataaaaaggaaaatccataattaaaGAGCCGGCGCACATGATAAGCATTGAGGATGCCTTATGAGTTatgacaataaattaatttctgaataattcatgataaacaaaaataaataaaatatatttaaacttacataaatatgagTACACTCAATTGTTAGATGCATCAGAATGCAGTCTTTTGATTAGTGTTTTAAAGGAACTTAGATTAAGAACAGATCTCGTATTTAGGAAGTATCGATCAAGCAAGTGAAAAgtcctttttttattcttccCCCATGCTAGAGAACGATTTTAGTAGTAGCATAAcaatagttaataaataactcaCAGATATGTTCTCCAATGGTATGATGCCTCTGGGCTCCTTATCCGTCGTGTATTCGAAGTAGTACAGGCAGTTGTCATTCAGTATAAACCACCGTCTCTTCCACGACTTATACCTGGAATtaacaatttgtaaaatataatgaacAGAAAAAGACATATTAATTGCTAgtttggatcatggttaaaaTGTATTACCACGATTCAAGCTATTAACTATGATCAGGCGGCAGTACCAGGAATAGGAAGGCTATTCTTAGACGTGGAACCTAACTCTTGGTTAGGGAGACCGCAACCAGAACAAGCGCCAGAAGGATGATCAAGTTACTCGTTAAATCTTTATTGGATTACATTGAGCAGAGTGTACATTATTAGTGTATTTATTAGTTACTAATGAAAAGGTAAATAATGAATACAGAGAAAATAAAGGCGGCATTATCGCACTGATTCAATCTCGTTTATTTCGTAGGATTTATTACCATTTTGCCTATCACAAAGTCACTTACCCAAAAAACAACGAGACCACCCCTTATGTAGGCGATTGACAATCTCTGGGTcgcaacaaaattttaaataaacgctccataaaacataataataaatttgaacaacagaaatacatatatagctgaaccccataaaatttaaagaaatttgcGTGCTAAAGGATGACAAAGTCTACTTTTCACACTTTTTCATTCGATATGTGTAGTAAGCCTACGTGTCCTTCAATCGTACGTTTATAAAATCTTCCAAATAAATTTGGTCGTGATAAATAATATGCGCCATGTGAAGGTAAGGAAAGAAACGTTAACCCGGTTGggtttcaaacaaattattgaaCTAGCACAGTCTAGTAacatttatgttaattatgtTTAAGTAAACCTTTTGAATGTGAGAAGAAAGTGATTCATTACCTGCCGCCTTGTTTCCACAGCCAGCCCTCCTTGTCCGGGTTGAAGAAGGTATGCATCAGGTCGTTGCCGTCGTCCTCAGGAATCTTAAATGGCTCCGTCTTTATAGACTCGTATAATgactagaaataaaaaataaaacatacagttcgtaaatatttttattttcttcaaagcCCACATCCCCCACGTCTTTAGATTTGGAAATTCTCGCGGGAACgtaatttaaatagaatttcACATTTCACGCAGACACGGCAGGTGGTGGTACTCtagttaaatatattgaaacgtttatttatcacaaatttctaaataaattcttgcaaaaactaataaagaaatgtcgtgagaaatatttttataactgagAGTTCATTGCTTTCCACTCACTTTAAGTAGTCTGGCCACAATAAATATGTGAATAACACCGATTAATCAATCAGTTAGACATTTCCCTGTTGTCCCACAATTAAAGTAGCACAAGTATATCATTCatgtcaatataaaatatatcgagATATTTCCACTCCTTAATAAGTACTTCCTTATATAAACTATCACTCGATCCAATaagaagtatttataaaacgtATTAAGATTTGTAGAACCGCTATTCATAAAACTACTGTCCATTGTTATTGGTAAAATGATTGAAAACATGTTAAGTGATTTGGGAGGTTAACTCCGCTCAACAAAATGTGCTACGTTATTAGAATTTCATTGCTCGAGgtatttaattagtttgtcAAGTTACTAATAAACTTACCTCTGTCCTTATTTTGTGGAACTTACTCTACAAATTGGAATGtctttaaatctaattaattaatttataagataGGGCAGTAAATGAGAGAAACACGCGCGTTTTGTGAGTAAAATTGACGTAGCAGTCAGGGTTCACTCGATAATAGAAGTTACAAAGGAGATAACGCTTGCGGCTACTGTTGGAGCTGTTTGTACAGTGACAGTTGAATTGTTGGAATGTACACAACAAATAAAACGATGTATTCTATGttaattatgttaaataaaatgtctttgttattatattatacctttcaaaattcaacttttgttacaaaactacacaaataataaaatgactgTGACATACGTACTTCAAACAATAAGAGTCTCGTATTTTCCATTTGACTAaagaactataaaaataatccaataCGCAATGGCAAGATCTTAGAGGAGGCGGATTTTGTTAATGATTTTCGTTATAACTAAGATCCCTGATAAACTGAATGGGATCATCAATGCCAATATTTAGTCTACCGTTACCATTCCAGAAGATATCGCTACAGCAAggttattcaaatattgagaCAGATACATAGTCACCAGTTATCGTTAAGACAAAGCTAATAAACAGTCGAGCCTGAGGTAACGTCAACACTGTTATATCCATTGCAAAATAACAACGTCTCAAATTCacattccaaaataaatttcgcaataaaatgtattgtaattctGAATTCTGATAAGTCGATTTGCATTGACATGAACTTACACCCAAGTACTCAGTATGGAACAATCGAGGTCAAATATGTAGTCAAAATACTCGTTGAAAGTCAAACAAGGAAATTCAAGgaataatttagaaaatattgaaataagtaaaaattttgtttgtatgtaactttgtactaatgttttaaatgtaaatttatccTTTCAGTTTCATTAACATTTTCTCtcatgaatattaaaaatgcagtGCATATCTTCTAGATGAGTCACAGTTACAGCACAGCATAGCGACGTGTCGCCGATGACTTCGAGGTCAAAAAGGTGACATATGTTTATGCTATATAAATCGATACACAACTctgtttattatatgtataataattaaagttttccGAAATCAAATCTTATCACAGATTTCACAAAGTTTAAGTGAAAAACTTTAAGGACTATGATAAGAACTCTACTAAAACGTAACCGACAACAATGACGTCACTCACCAAGAGCAACTCCTGAGGAAGGTCGCCACCGTTGTTGATCCCTCTATTCATGGCGACGAACTGTTCCGGCGTAGGTTTCTCCTTCACGCTGGGATTGTGTAGGGATGTGTTCAGCATTATAATGGCGAAACTGAGCACGTAACACGTGTCGGCGTTCGTGAAGATGTCGGGATTCAGTTGGCAGTACCGCTGGGCGAAACACTCCATCATGCGGTCGATTTTCTGCGCCTCGCCTGGCAATCTGAAGCTCCATAGGAATTGTCTGGAATCAATGAAAacgtattttattgttatataatgGGTATTAATACaacattactttatttttctaaaaaaaaatggtttcattttacttttaaccgtaacaaaattacaatttgtagGCCGCAATtgaaatttacaaacataacaaAGGTTTTCCTAAATTAAAAACGTTCTTATAGTCTTCTTCCAggtattatgaaaaaaaccTAACCAAAACATGAGTATTCCTGTACACTAAAGCGCAAccaaacataaatttatatggaAGTAACAGTCATCGAATTCAAACCAATAAATTCGGAGGGGTATTTTTATACGTTGTTACAAAATACCATTACAAAGTGGGGAACATTCACGAGCAAACATAATTATGTCATCAATAGGTTGAAATTCGTTTGAATAGAAAATTCAACCGACCTTTGAGCGGATTTCACAGAGTAATAAGTACACGTGTATAGGGATAACCAatcctaaataaatatttagttctTGGAAACACGAGTAACATCTACTCTTATAAGTTTACACATAAAGCACTAAATATCAATCTTATTTctacaaatacttaaaaaacagATAGCATTTTAATCTTTCTCAAACAAATATGGCAAAAGATaactaaaaacatttattgtatTACATCAATagcaatattttcttaaatctcGATTTTATTAAAGAGTTGTTGTAATTAGTAATGGTttaggtataatttatatctatCTGTTGACGCTTCGCTCAATGAGAATTTCCATATCCCATCCTAAAGGATTGTCTACGTCATCAAAGTTATCTGTGTGATATTAAGAACAGGCACTATTAAGCAAAATCCACCCAGTGCTTACGGCTATTCGTTGATAGATAAttgtcgttttttttttataaatacagtttATTCGTAGAAGGTAAACAAGCCCACTGACTGAACATTAAATGCCATTTGGATGTACACAGGATGAGATTAAAATATCGCGAGGAGGGATTTTGGGACACATAATGGAATGGAATGAACCTATTACTGCTGATAACGatcagaaaaaacaaaaaatggctACATACCTAAGTGCTTGAACTAGTATGAGGTCCGTGAAATCGTGTAGTTCGACAAATGCCCTTAGCACCGCCTCGTTGAAATCCGACCTCTCGCCCAGGTAATCCCCAATGGCAGTTTTACTCAAGCCTTCGCCTTTGTGCAGGAATTGGGCCACGTCCTCCGGCGTCCTCTGTAGCAGCCCGTTCTCGTAAAGGTACTCGATTCCTGGAAAAAAATCGATACGAGTCGTGTCATAAAATAGACATAACTGCGACGCTATCTAAGACCGCAAAATTTATGTAGAACGCGGACTACTTGACGATATCGGGTGGAACTAAGCaaatcttataaataattacatattatattgttaccaattaatgaataaatcacaACAACGGCAACCTACTGTTACATTTAGTTTCTCttgtgtatgtattatgtacttacataaaataagattGACGTGAGACTTCTAAAGTCTAAAgtgacatttatattaaagctGAACAACGAATATTCTAAAAATGCTTACGATGATCGATATAAAATCGCAGATGCATACGTAATGCGCCACCCAAGTGAGCTTTCAGCTGAGACGAGTGCACTTGGCGATATGCAAAATGCAACGCCGGCGGGCGATGACCGCGACAAAACCATTTCCTCTGAAATCCTTCAATGGAGCCCCAACAAACAATTGCAGTTGAAGAAAGGAAGAAGTGACTTCTTTGAAAGCAACAAATTGTATGAACAACAAAACGCATCAgcaagattttttaatttaatcaaactgTCTCTATGCTTATATGGAGCTTATATGGATACTTTATAactacaaaaatttatattctgtTTTCAAACTGAGCATCCCCAAAACCATATTATCGTGGAAAGTTTACGAATAACGAATGATCCTTCTAGTGCGATTGAAaccataaatttgaaattatatctAATGCGACGGCCCCTATatacttgaatctcaagtgTTGATAAATGCGACGTcacaaaaatcaaaatagCGGTTCTCAATGACGTCACACGCCCACGTTTTCTCAACTGAATGGGGAAAATCGCGTGGGAGGAACGACGAACCCAggataaatgtaataaaaggtGACCTTGAGTCTAGAGAAGTAATCCATGATCATAATTCGAAGACGCTTAATTGTGATCCTGCTTTATAATCagataacaaattaaatgcaATCACGACACCAGTATTTATGAAACTACATTACTGGCACACTTCTTCCCATAGAAAAATTACTATCCCATTGGTGTCGGAAAGGGTATAATGTCGACTAACGAAAATAAGTTAAGGTTGACGCTAAGCAGAcggaaaataatgttaaaaaatttattgaatttgatatATCAGGTCTACGTCTATACCACCATATACAGATATTTATAagttctattttctttttttttaaatccttgTTACTAATCATTCAAATTAATGATTGCCTTGTTGATCTTTCAATGCGTGACACGACacaaaacttattatttcaaCTCACGAAGTGTTATCTAGTTTAAGGCATATTGTTTATGACTTGGTTCAACAGtggaataatattaagacttcGCCATTTCATGAGATGCGATTTGTTTTTTGCTATGACATAAATCTGCGGCATCGTTAACCTTGAAAGCAAACACATTATCTGACGATAGCGAAAACTCTGCAGCAATGTGTTTATAATACGTAACAAATCGCCAAGCTAAGATTACGTTGGTAAATGCAGTAGATCGATTAGCATATGTATTGTTGAAGCCGAGCCAACAATAAATGACGTCAAAGACAAGGCTAGTTAGCAAAAACCGTTGATAGTCAACCGACCTGCAGCCGACACAGACACGTAGAACAAATTGACAGGCTTTGTACAGCTAACAGTCTCGCGCGCCTTGATTAATGACGATAGATTGGACGCTGCTCGCTATACGTAATTAGATCTCAACTTTATCGCTATAATTTTTTCATGTCTCGGTTTCGAAatctcaatttttaaattagcaaATTGGTAAGAAGACACTTGATTAACGAGGAAAGTCCGTGAgtaaacctgcatattcagtcAACTAAATTAGTGGCTATTATGATCCAAGCTGGGTCCGGTTTTCCTGCCAACAGTGGACCGACGAAACCCAGGACCGAAACAGTATTCGTATATCGTTTTCCCACTGCTACATCGTGGTCATTGACGGACCCTTGGTTCCCCAGTTGGCAAACCAGAACAAACACCAGGAGAACTATGATTCTTGATTAACGAGAAAAACGTGACCCTATATGTTACTTGAATAATGCATGGCTCAATGCATATGCAAAGGACCAAGTTGGAATTATGCAATAGGGCCGGGACCGTCATGTCCCGAACGCACCCATTTCGTATTGTAGAAATTCATAAATACTAAATCTGCATAACGAAATGGATTTTGGTTAAAAACATGCGTTTTGCAATATGAAAAACTTGACTCATTGGTATAAAAATGCAGTTAGATTGCAAGTTGCAACATACTAAAACTGGaggattatttttatcgaATGAAGACGACGAAATCTACTTTTGTAACCTGGTCTACCAAAGGTCGTGTCTAATATTAGTTATTGTAAAGGTCACTTTCATGCtttctaaatttattgaagTAAATTTTGGATTTATTGAAGTAATGTGTTTTTCTAATGATGTAATGAATGATTCTTTTACTTACATCAAATCAATAGCCATTCATGAGATTTgacttatatattaaaagtagTTTGCTTGATAACTTTAACAAGCATCACCAAAAATCGCACGGCTAGccttattatttgttaattaaaaaagcaaGTCTGTTTCATTGCACCCAATTCTGTGAATAAGGAAAGTAGTTGGTACATCTCGAGCTCTCAAGCCCTTGAGCCGCATACGAGTGTCAACGTGACCCAATTACCTATTCTTAGGCGCTAATGATAAACAAAGATCATCATAGTTATCACACGGGCGATGCTGGCAAACATTTAGTTTACTCGCTGCTGTCAGGAGGGTTTACTAACAGTTTATAACACGTCCTCGTCTAAGTATGTACAATGTACAGAAAAATTAGATCATCAAAATGATCTAAGACAGAGTAAactacattattataattattacacaagaaattattaacatgcatataataaaacaattaggTTACACCTCCTTTCTGAAAGTATGATTATGATCTCAAATCTCTTGTGTGGCAAGAAAGAAATGTATAGAAAGTAAATAGACAAAATCAGTAAATAACGAATAGAAGAATGTAAACCATTAGCGGTTAAGTAAGTATAGAACCCAGCGATAACATCTTATTAACGCCACATTGTGGGAACAATAATGCTATCCAGGATGTAAATAACGGCACTGAATTACaacataataatacaataataaaaaaaaaatgtagataaTTACGCGTACTGGTAAAGTAAGTATACTTGTGGACACAGGCCTTTGCCACAATTTCAATAGGTTTGAGAGATAggtaaatttgtttatacgttttgtttgttttttgtaaacattaaCTCCAGCTTCAAAGTATCCTGAGACCTGCTATCAAGCTGGATTTAATCACTTAAGTTTTACATctattgtaaaaatactaagtactcattactacgctttttttaaatcaacgaTTTCTTAAATCAAAACCAATCTACAACTAGgatctttataataatattataagttcgataattaataacatataACATTATACACTACGtattaaaacagtttaaaaataataaatatggaaTATAATTGACAAGTACTCCATAGTTCGAGGTATGTCTATCAAACAGGTGCATTAATGTGCAGGAATAGAACAATTTGCAACGTAAGCGTCAGGGCTGAGATAAAAATATCCCTTAGGCtaattttgaaacaatttttttattatataataacaccacaaattgattattttctaGATTTCCAACTTCTCACTTTCTCTGAATGTCAATGTGTGGGTCTTGTAATTATTGACATTACCTATCGCGCAGGATATAAAGAcgtgtatgtttaaattaaaaaacctttcatttatttgaagaCTATTTGACAAACAACAACTTTAGTTTTAATGGAAGTCTTGTTAGTCTATTTCATAAGTAAGATAAACTGAGGCTTAACTTTACATTAACATAATAAACAGATGTCAGTATTATGTAATGTGGCATTACCGCTATTATTTTGGctgatatattattttgaaaaccgTTACTGATCAAATGAAGAATatgaaaatatctttttaaatcaGGTCTAAAAGTAGAACAATGTTTTCTtcgattttgatttaaaaattgaaattttaatttaggtaTTCTTTacgacaaaaagaaaaattataaaaattatacatttttgacccaaagacaaaataaaaaaggagacATTTCGAATTAGAGATCAATTTACAACACGTTTAAGAGAACAcgtaaaataacttttggaAATTTGAAAACATACAGATCACTTCAATTCATTTGTTGCAAATTTTAAACCAACTGCCAACCCTGGTGGTTTTGTCGCCTGAGCAGCGTGGGAACGACGCACCTGCCGCGGAATACCGTGCAACCTCATGACTACGAGCTGTCATACTTGTCTTGAACTCGTCATTGGACATAAAACACTATGGCAGCTCAGGTATTCCCCGTTAAAgcaaaacattaatataatacattttacagctctatctatctatcacaCAGCGCGCTCCTGGTTCCTTTAAATTCTTACGTATTGGTTTCTATTCTAAACCCGTTTTATATTTCGGTAAATAAATTGtcattgttttttctttggaATATATGAAAcactagtatttttttttgtcgttTAGGTACTTCTTACGAGTACatgtaatttgtatgtatcaaaTTATGTAGTAGTACCTTTTTTAGGGTCCATGTTGAATTTCTTTCTGCCTATGCtcatctgtttggctttgcTATTCTGTTTGCACTCCTCCTGTCCGTCCAGAGCCTCCAGCTCGGCCACAACCTCTCCAAGTTCATCTTTGAGTTGctgtgaacaaaaaaaaaagttaatcaagTAATATTATCAAATGATTTATCAATGCGATGCTAACTAGCATATACTTTATGACCTTTCACATTATGTTAATAGCATactataaagattttgaaaaaaaaaataataatttcaatattattacaaaattattagatttttcttcaattaaaaaatatttcgttaaTTAAtgagtgattttatgaataaaatacaaaattatccGAAACTACTCTACAAGTAAGAAGTTTAAATTTGAAGGAAGGTTCCTTGGGTACGAAATCGCCGACTAAACCTCACAGGTTTACAAGAGGTTATATCCTACAGATATAACCTTCTGATAAAGTTTGGTCTTTTGTATCCTCAATCtatatagattatttttaaattgtaaaaaaggGTCTACGAGCCAATTCTTGTGTAAGGTTACTATTACGGTTACGGGCGACCACAAGGCAAACCGCATTTTGCACTAGTCATACAGGAATTTAATTCCTAATGCATTCAGAATGCCGCCCAAGTCGTTCAAACCGCTGGATTGTTCGGTTTTAATGACATTTGCAAGCTTTGTAATacacattatttaatattgccGGTTTTTAATGCACATATTTAATGCGGTTCCATACGTTATATGGTTTTGTTGCGTGCTattgaaatataaagtttaaaggAAATAATGTTTTCTACCAATCGCCACAGAAACGGAGTGCACATAGCATATGGTTTAATTGTACTTGAATGGCAGATTTGAAAGACCCTAGAAtcaataatgtatatttttttaaattaaatgaattaaaaaacattttgcataaaaaaaaaattataacaagaaTGAAAATCTAATGTGATTTCATAGTAAAAACTGTATATTGTGTTGAAGTTTTATTAAGTTCGTGCGCAGTTATTATCAGTTACGGTAGAACAAGTTAGGTGTCGCACGGAGGGTGAGCTCAGGTATTCCACTCCGACGACGATTGTGGTAACATAAGCGAATGGAATGTATGTTAAAAGATAGAAGTAgtcctttaaaaaatataatgaggtTGGgtctaaataaaaacttaatgatggcataaatttcaattcgttTTTACAATAGGATATAGTCTTTTGAATAGATACCTACTTAACAACGTTGTCGAGAAAGCTGgaaaactaaagaaaataacatatgTTTCTAAAAATTGTGAACATACGAACATATAAcagttaaataacaatatttatgtgTTCGCAAAATatcttacatataaataaatattaattttcattaaaatttaagttctaCCAAATTATTGATAACAAAAAGGTATGCACATGGTAAATACACAATAAACAAGTGACCTGTTATATAATCTAAAAGCAATTTTAAACGTCAGGAGCAACAGGAAGCAGGAAAATAATTACACGAAACCGCGGAATAACATTTATCGATTAGGAAAACAGGAAGATGTTTGGCTAAGTATTTGGCCAAACCATGTACTAAAATGATCGTCAATGATcgaggtaagtacctacaacaacaatgaattatttaattccgaatataaaaatctcgaatttacttcgagactaattCAATCTGTCTAATTTGTcctgttaatatatatatataaagaataaaaaaaatattgtcagtCTTTACGACAAGCTCTCAAAACTTCCTCAAGTACTGGGATATAATTAATAGCGTTCCCATGTCAGCAGTTCCGCGTAAAACCTTTGTCaaatttgcttttaaaaaCGTCACCATAACATGAAAAAGCCtcttatttttgtgaaaaaaaaatgaaagagaaTATCTAAACCAGTGGAACAAAAGAGAACTAGCTGAGCTATCACAATGAGCCGAAGAACAATAAACGCGACGAGATTTTGGTTGCATTCAAGCTGGTCCACGTTATACTTAGtgaacatatattatataaaaagcaaACCTAACTTTCGTATACATGCAGCTTCCAGAATGCAGAAATTGTGTGAATTTTAGGCATGCTACGATTAATGACGCCTACattagtatgtatataacctTCAGAGATCGTTCGGGCTCAACAAACGATCAGCATGGCAAACAATTTTCCGAGATCATagattacattacattaaataacGTCAGTATTAAATTtccatgataaaaaaatattactactCTACCGGTTGATAAGACTACCAATTAATTAAGAATGAAGTCACATTTATAACATTCATGATTTGGTTTTGGAAAACCAGTTTGATTCAAATACTTGTATGTTTTGGATATTCAAGAAAGTAGAAAACCGC
The Amyelois transitella isolate CPQ chromosome 12, ilAmyTran1.1, whole genome shotgun sequence DNA segment above includes these coding regions:
- the LOC106142565 gene encoding cytohesin-1 isoform X2 yields the protein MCVALIVSLITVLSKTAVKCDVRCSGTSAVMFIKGGPGAAEPERRGSVSNWFSSLRRGAGRRKREDSAVPASYGSLGRRKDGTAPRGKTRSAWDLTTVARLQLKDELGEVVAELEALDGQEECKQNSKAKQMSIGRKKFNMDPKKGIEYLYENGLLQRTPEDVAQFLHKGEGLSKTAIGDYLGERSDFNEAVLRAFVELHDFTDLILVQALRQFLWSFRLPGEAQKIDRMMECFAQRYCQLNPDIFTNADTCYVLSFAIIMLNTSLHNPSVKEKPTPEQFVAMNRGINNGGDLPQELLLSLYESIKTEPFKIPEDDGNDLMHTFFNPDKEGWLWKQGGRYKSWKRRWFILNDNCLYYFEYTTDKEPRGIIPLENISVRAASDRQRPHCLELYASGGADLIKACKTDSEGKVVEGKHTVYRMSASTAEERDEWIECLRRSISHNPFYDMLAQRKKKAQHNLHSSSH
- the LOC106142565 gene encoding cytohesin-1 isoform X5, producing the protein MCLHFRLLCGALWWPVLVRCARAARSYDDGYDQQLKDELGEVVAELEALDGQEECKQNSKAKQMSIGRKKFNMDPKKGIEYLYENGLLQRTPEDVAQFLHKGEGLSKTAIGDYLGERSDFNEAVLRAFVELHDFTDLILVQALRQFLWSFRLPGEAQKIDRMMECFAQRYCQLNPDIFTNADTCYVLSFAIIMLNTSLHNPSVKEKPTPEQFVAMNRGINNGGDLPQELLLSLYESIKTEPFKIPEDDGNDLMHTFFNPDKEGWLWKQGGRYKSWKRRWFILNDNCLYYFEYTTDKEPRGIIPLENISVRAASDRQRPHCLELYASGGADLIKACKTDSEGKVVEGKHTVYRMSASTAEERDEWIECLRRSISHNPFYDMLAQRKKKAQHNLHSSSH
- the LOC106142565 gene encoding cytohesin-1 isoform X1, with product MHFSLCLRCYLCFVLPYKCCALSRCVALIVSLITVLSKTAVKCDVRCSGTSAVMFIKGGPGAAEPERRGSVSNWFSSLRRGAGRRKREDSAVPASYGSLGRRKDGTAPRGKTRSAWDLTTVARLQLKDELGEVVAELEALDGQEECKQNSKAKQMSIGRKKFNMDPKKGIEYLYENGLLQRTPEDVAQFLHKGEGLSKTAIGDYLGERSDFNEAVLRAFVELHDFTDLILVQALRQFLWSFRLPGEAQKIDRMMECFAQRYCQLNPDIFTNADTCYVLSFAIIMLNTSLHNPSVKEKPTPEQFVAMNRGINNGGDLPQELLLSLYESIKTEPFKIPEDDGNDLMHTFFNPDKEGWLWKQGGRYKSWKRRWFILNDNCLYYFEYTTDKEPRGIIPLENISVRAASDRQRPHCLELYASGGADLIKACKTDSEGKVVEGKHTVYRMSASTAEERDEWIECLRRSISHNPFYDMLAQRKKKAQHNLHSSSH
- the LOC106142565 gene encoding cytohesin-1 isoform X3; its protein translation is MFIKGGPGAAEPERRGSVSNWFSSLRRGAGRRKREDSAVPASYGSLGRRKDGTAPRGKTRSAWDLTTVARLQLKDELGEVVAELEALDGQEECKQNSKAKQMSIGRKKFNMDPKKGIEYLYENGLLQRTPEDVAQFLHKGEGLSKTAIGDYLGERSDFNEAVLRAFVELHDFTDLILVQALRQFLWSFRLPGEAQKIDRMMECFAQRYCQLNPDIFTNADTCYVLSFAIIMLNTSLHNPSVKEKPTPEQFVAMNRGINNGGDLPQELLLSLYESIKTEPFKIPEDDGNDLMHTFFNPDKEGWLWKQGGRYKSWKRRWFILNDNCLYYFEYTTDKEPRGIIPLENISVRAASDRQRPHCLELYASGGADLIKACKTDSEGKVVEGKHTVYRMSASTAEERDEWIECLRRSISHNPFYDMLAQRKKKAQHNLHSSSH
- the LOC106142565 gene encoding cytohesin-1 isoform X4, translating into MISEFENLSLGGNNAASNHGDPFTHAELTPEQQKTLIDIRRRKTELLLEIQQLKDELGEVVAELEALDGQEECKQNSKAKQMSIGRKKFNMDPKKGIEYLYENGLLQRTPEDVAQFLHKGEGLSKTAIGDYLGERSDFNEAVLRAFVELHDFTDLILVQALRQFLWSFRLPGEAQKIDRMMECFAQRYCQLNPDIFTNADTCYVLSFAIIMLNTSLHNPSVKEKPTPEQFVAMNRGINNGGDLPQELLLSLYESIKTEPFKIPEDDGNDLMHTFFNPDKEGWLWKQGGRYKSWKRRWFILNDNCLYYFEYTTDKEPRGIIPLENISVRAASDRQRPHCLELYASGGADLIKACKTDSEGKVVEGKHTVYRMSASTAEERDEWIECLRRSISHNPFYDMLAQRKKKAQHNLHSSSH